Proteins found in one Ptychodera flava strain L36383 chromosome 3, AS_Pfla_20210202, whole genome shotgun sequence genomic segment:
- the LOC139130298 gene encoding protein lin-41-like — protein MDDSPHNQHIMISYNWDHQKEVLRIKQALDERGYQIWFDLDKMAGDIYESMAEAVQGASVVLLCVTEAYKKSENGMREAKFAADQKKKIIPLKLEKGVQFDDWVGPITAGKLWFDFSDERNFRKMVNNLEKELAFAGVKKRNKDETSHEWKVTVLGTQESGAEPGQFNWPNGLAWHGDELLVCDTDNHRIQIFDKNNVVSFIQFDGQFQNPFRPVTVAVTPESHLVIADVGNRQIIICDMDRHIIQIITRNADKNVDNINYMAGFVYGIE, from the exons ATGGACGATAGCCCTCACAACCAGCATATTATGATTTCTTACAACTGGGATCATCAGAAAGAGGTATTGCGAATTAAACAGGCATTGGATGAGAGGGGATATCAAATATGGTTCGATCTGGATAAAATGGCAG GAGATATATACGAATCTATGGCTGAAGCAGTGCAGGGTGCGAGTGTGGTATTACTATGTGTTACGGAAGCCTACAAGAAGTCAGAGAACGGTATGAGAGAAGCTAAGTTTGCAGCGGACCAGAAAAAGAAGATAATACCGTTGAAACTAGAAAAGGGTGTACAATTTG ATGACTGGGTTGGGCCGATTACAGCAGGGAAATTATGGTTTGATTTCTCCGATGAAAGGAATTTCAGAAAGATGGTGAATAATCTGGAAAAAGAGTTGGCGTTCGCCGGAGTTAAGAAGCGTAATAAGGATGAAACTA GTCATGAGTGGAAAGTTACCGTACTGGGTACACAGGAGTCTGGCGCAGAGCCAGGGCAGTTTAATTGGCCGAATGGTCTGGCATGGCATGGAGACGAACTTTTGGTTTGTGACACAGACAACCATCGCATACAGATCTTCGATAAGAATAATGTAGTTAGTTTCATACAATTTGATGGTCAGTTTCAAAACCCATTCAGGCCGGTTACAGTGGCTGTTACTCCTGAAAGTCATTTAGTCATAGCCGATGTTGGTAACAGGCAAATTATTATTTGTGACATGGATCGACACATAATTCAGATCATTACTCGAAACGCAGATAAAAACGTTGACAATATTAATTATATGGCAGGATTTGTATACGGCATTGAATGA